The region aaagaaggagaagaagaagacaTCAGCTGGCTGTGATTCCAGACACCACAGGCTGGCACCCTCTATGTCTCCCTCCTTTGCAGGAGGACACAAGGATGCTCAACCCATCTGGGAACTCTGGGAACAGCAATGTCCTCAGTCCGGCACCTGGCTTTGGGTTTCCTGGTCTGTGCACTCACTGGagacatccagcctggctttagCAGGGCAGGCTCCTCCTGCCACAGTAGCGGCCACCAAGACCAGAGAGGCTGAAGCCCCCAGAGTTGATGGGCACTCCCTCCTCACTCAGGAtgctgccaacagcagcagaggtggaGGATCCCACAGTGGTGTTctgtgggaaggagctgaggatgggtccAGGCAGGGTCACCACCACAGGAGAGGGCTGGATCACCACACGGgagtcctggcactgcctgacacagggctcgttgcagctgttggccagtGGGGTTGGCCCACAGGGACGGCACAGATCATAGCAGGACATGGCTGTGGGATGGAGGTGGACCTGGAAGAGAGAGGGCAAGGAAAGCACAGGCAGCGTGTGAGGGACAGCCTGACTGCCTTCTCAGCCAGAGCAAAGATACAGGCTTTGGAGCAGGGACAGCCTCAGTAGGGAAGAGAGGTTAAAGAACTTTGAACCCAAACCACACCCTGGAAAGAAAGCTGATGGAGTCCCAACTTCCTGCATTGAAAAACAAATTGAACAGAAAAGACGGGAACAAAATTAAGGAACAAGGCTCTCGTCAAAAGCTACTGTGATGCAGTGATTCAGTTGAAGTCAAAAGACAAAGAGGAGAGCAAGACAAGGAGAAGAGTGCAGAAAATTCAGTTGCAGCTCACCTTGTTCACAGAGGAGAAGGTAAGAGAAGTGGATGAGGGAGCCTGCTATTAGAATGGCTTttatactggtccatactgcTCCAGGCCCAGAGGCATCCTTTGAGCATGATAATGTGTTTACCAACAAGATCATATTTTATGCTAATCATCCCATTTAAGTAAATGTGGTGGTTATTTTTGTTCCCTGCAACACTGCCTTTTCATTTCCCTGTTTGTGACGTGCCCATTAAGCCACATATGCTCCTTTCAACTGGCACTATTAGAGGCCAAAATGTTTCCTGGCAAACTCACAACAAATTCAGGCAGATGGTTCAATCAGCTGGGTGGAGTGGTGCCATACATTCAGGTGATGTCAGCATCTTACCCTCCTGAGGCTCCCTTCTTGCTTTTATTGTAATGaatgcagggtttttttgcatataGACATAGAATTAAAAGGCAGGATTTTGTTATGCTGGGCCTGGCCCAATCCAGGTTTGTGCCTCCAGGATCTTTTTAGCTTTCTTAAGCATCTTTTTTTGATCAGAAACACTATGCTgttgcattttgatttttctttggtattttcCACTGCCCTTAGAAGGAATAGGCTTGTCTTGTTTGCCCCTCACTTCTTTCAGCATAGCCTAGAGTTGCCCAATCAGCAGAACAAGAATGTTTTAGAATGAATGATGATGTTGCTTTCCGACAGCTAACCAGTCAATGTTTTTACCTTTCCAAAACCACTCCCTCACTAAAATGTCTTCTGGCTTCAAAactcttcctttttccattcCCTGTGTACATTCCTCAACCTCTTTATCCTTTCATATTAACAAGACAGCACACACAGTTCCAAACACTCAGTAAGGTTTAAATTCAATAGAAAACCCTCTGCATTAGCAAGAGAGGGCTGGCAGTGCCAACAAagacaggctggagagcagcatATGTCAGGATCTCTGCAGAGAGGCATTCCAAGGGAAGGATTCAATGCTCTACACTGTATTTCTTGGAGCGAGACAAGGGCCAAATGTTGCCAAGAGGAATGACAGTCCTGCCTGAGGCACCAGCCACATTCCTCTGACACCCCAAGTGGGTCCCCACTGCAAAGGGTGGACAAAACCCCTTCCTAGTTAGGTTGGGACTTCATTTGATACAGACAACTCTTTAATCATAGAAGTCCAATCCAAATTCCTCATGGTAGAAGGTGAAGACAGCTTTTAGGTTGACAGGAGATACTTAGCCAATTAAACATGGATGCAGAAGAAATCCCCAGTGTGACTGCAAAACAGCAACCCTACATGTTTCTTCATGCAGGTCttcaaacatgaaaacatttttattatggTGAGATCATACTGTACACCCGTTTTATATCTGTGGTGCTTCCACTTAAAAACATTCCACAAGCAAAATGTTCAAAGCAAAGAATCTATTTCCTACTTTCATCTGTTCTCCCCAGCTCAGTTCCCCACACTGAAGATCTACATAAAGGCTCAAGCATGCTGAAACACCCTGCTCCTATGAGAATGTATTGAGGATGATGCCTTATTTCCCTTGTATGACTTTTTTACCATACTTCTAATGGATCATCCTGGCTTACAGCTATGGATGGGTGTGCATTTCTACAGGGTTTTCCTGgcagataaaaacaaaagaatattttgaGCTGAAGTTTTCTTTCAGGGAAGACCAGAAGACACCCAGCTCGTGCAAACATGTACTCTTAACACCAGGGAAGCTCATATGAGTAGTTTCTGACTCTGACTGTAGGGCCAGTTGCAAACTGTACCCTGTTAAAAATAGACCatggaaaggaggggaaaagaaaaaaaaatgaaaatcagtgtttaatTCCTTTTAGGAAGTTGATCTGATTGACACCAGTACCTTCAACTTCTTTGGAACTCCCTCTGCATCTGGGGTTTTCAAGAAGGCCTTTGAGCAGGGAAAGGCAAGGACCAATTAGAAGCAGTAACACACAATCAGAGTCTTGGGCAGGTGGGTGTTAGCAAGTATGAGAAGGTCAGTGGCTTGCCTCATCACTTGGAAGCAGTATCCAAGCTTAATTGTTGCTCACATGCTCCTTTGGGGAGCTTCTGGCAAGACTGTGTGTTCAGACCACATCAAACAACCCTCCACCACCCAATCTCTTTTACAATGACCATAGACCTGTGGTACTCAGCTCCTCCAGGCACAAGACATGTAACCCATTGCCCCTAACCcactcattttcttcctctctagGGTATCCCATTTCTCAGTGCACATCTTGGCTGGGTATCCCAGGAGGGAAGGAACACGAGGAGACTCAAACTACAATGCAGCATAAACTTTAATGAGcgaaaagagagaaacaaagcagtACACCCTGGAAGAGACGCAGTTCAGGATGCTACAAAGGCACCTGAAATTCAAGCACCTCTTCACAGTAGTGGGACAAGTGTTTTCCTTCCACTCCTATGGAGAGAGGTTGGTGAGCAGGGACCTTCTCCAGTTGCTTCAGGATGAACTCATGGCACAGGACAGCAGGAGGCAAAAGGGACTCATaatgcagagaagaaagcaggagaggaagaCATCAGCTGGCTGTGATTCCAGAAACCACAGGCTGGCACCTTGATTCCCTCCCTCCTTTGCAGGAGGACACAAGGATGCTCAACCCATCTGGGAACTCTGGCCAGCAGCAATGTCCTCAGTCCAGCACCTGGCTTTGAGCCTCCTGGTCTGTGCACTCACTGGagacatccagcctggctttagCAGGGCAGGCACCTTCTGCCACAGTAGCGGCCACCAAGACCAGAGAGGCTGAAGCCCCCAGAGTTGATGGGCACTCCTGCCTCACTCAGGAtgctgccaacagcagcagaggtggaGGATCCCACAGCGGTGttctgggggaaggagctgaggatgggtccAGGCAGGGTCACCACCACAGGAGAGGGCTGGATCACCACGCGGgagtcctggcactgcctgatACAGGGCtcgttgcagctgttggccagtGGGGTTGGCCCACAGGGACGGCACAGATCATAGCAGGACATGGCTGTGGGATGGAGGTGGACCTGGGAGAGAGGGCAAGGAAAGCACAGGCAGCGTGTGAGGGACAGCCTGACATCCCTCTCAGCCAGAGCAAAAGCACAGGCTGTGGAGCATGAACAAGCTCCTTAGGGAAGAAGAGAGGATTAGAAACCCTAGCCCCACAGTTTTCCTGTAAACGGAGCCCAAGTCTTTCTTGCACCTCCCTCTAGTTCAGCGAAGCAAACACAGATGCTGGCAGCACAACCAAGTTGTAAGGCTTACAGTAAAAGCTACACAGAGACAAAGACTCTGTTGGAGACAgaagacaaagaggaaaaaagagaaagacatgaaaaaggCAAAGTTTGTTGCAGCTCACCTTGTTCAGCAAGGAGGAGAATGCTAGAGAAGTGGATGAGGGAGTCTACAGTTGGACTGGCTTTTATACTGGTGCAGACCTCCCCAGGCACACCCTTTGTGCATGCAATGTGTTTACCAGCATGCTCATCTTGCATGCAAAGCATCATAATTAAAGAAATTGGGACATTGCTTATGTTTTCTGCaatgcttctttttcatttccttgttCCTGACATGCCCATTCTGCCACACAGACTCCCTTCAACTGATACTTTTAGATGCCAAAACCTTTCCAGGGGAAATGACACGTCAGCACAGACAGATGATGCTGCCAGTGATGACGAGGGCCCCACTTTGCCAGATGAAGTCAGCCCCTTGCCCTCCAGGGCCTCACTTTAAGGATTCTCATGTTTAGTAGGGCATATATTCTGGCTACCCTAAAATACAAGGCCAGAATTAGAGAGAATTTTCTGTGAGAGGAGTCACCATACCTATTGAACAACATAATACCTAACTCCATGCAAGTGAGGATagcctccagcagcttctgatCAACAGGAGAAGGATGTTTcaaaaacagaaatacttttctCCAACACATACTATTTCCACCCTAACCCCACCAGCACCAAATATATGTGTTGGGGCTTCCCAACTGTCCCTTCTTCATGCTTAAGGCTAccaaacatttcttctttgagCCCACACCCTAACTCAATGACAGGAACTGCAAGCAGCTTGGAAAGCTTTCCATGAGACACTGGAACTCATAACAAATACTAGCCTAGGAATATATGCTGGACACAGGTAGACATCAGGATCTCTGTTTCCTCTTCCCAGGCATCTAAGAGCACTCAGACATGCAGTTTCCCACTGACCTGCAGTAGTAACACTCTCAGTGCCCACAGTGAGGATCTGCTGAAAGACTCCAATGCCCTGCTGTACCCTGCTCTCTCTGATTACACACAGCTGATATATGTAGTTCCCTCCCTGGTATGATCTTTCCAGCCCACCTTGCTTCTGCTGTCAGATCAGCACGGCTCATGAGTGTTGGTGGACAGTGCATTCCCTCAGGGAATGCAGTGAAGGGCACAGGGTTTTTGCTGACAGCAGCTGTCATTCAGAAATCCAAGGCTTTAGCTCCAGGGAAAGGCAGTGTAGGGGTTCCAACAGTGTATGTGACAGTACAGGAGGTGCTCCTCACTCTATCTGAAGCAGGAGTTCTGGGGCATGTGGCAAATATCTCCAGTGGAGGATTAGAGGATAAGGCAGGAAGGGACAGGCAGCTTGTCCTCTCCTACATCACCAGCTACATGCTGACTTCATGCATGAGCAAGGTTACTTCCCACCCTGATGTCTGTGGACTTGCAATTGAGAGCAGAAAGGCAGGAAGACACAATGGCTGCATCCtggagggtttggttttttccatCCTCTGATGTTCAAGTGCAAGGGATGGAGAAAGACTTGCTAAATGCCCTCAGTTGAGTGTCATGGGGTATGGGTCATGTAGGCTCTGAAGCTGTGACTATGATGCTATGCCAACATTCTAAAGTACTTCTGAAATGGGCTGGGTGGGACACACAGAGACTGGGGCAGAAAGGAAGGCTTACATCTCCTTGGGCATCTGTCACACATCTTGGAGGCATGGAAGGCTTTGCATAAGGTTTGCTGAGAAACACAAGTCAGATGATCAGGACAGAGGGATGTGGTATCATATCCAAATTTGGATATATTTGTCACATGTAAAGGACAGTGCCCTCTATCTCACTATTTCAGTGAGACACCCACTCTCAGACCCTCAGATGAATGCAAGCGCACCACATCCTTTCAGCCTGTTTGGGATCACATTTGCTAATGCAGACTACTATTGTACACTGGGCTGCTTTAGACAAAGTATTTCGAGCAGGTTGAAATAGTTgatccttcctcttccctcagcATTTGTGAGGTCACACCAGGAGTTCCATGtacagttctgggctcctcagtgtAAGAGAGAAATGGACACACCAAAAGGGAGTAAAATGAAGGTCCATGATGAATGagaattaaatttaaaagatgattaagggactggagcatcatatatatgaagaaaaactgagagctgggaagagcaggCTCTCAGGGATGGTGCCCATTCATCTGTTGAAATACCTGAAGGTAAGGTTTAAGGAGGAAGGAAGTGGGCTCTTTGCAGGGAGGCCATTcaaaaaagcaaaggcaatGGGGCAAGAATGAAACACAAAAAGCTCTCTTTGAACATCAAGATATACTTTTTCCTTGTGTTactgagcactggaacaggctgcccaagtTTAGATCcttgaaagcagcaaaaagcaaTCTGGGCCAAAAGCAATTGGCTCTAGGTTGAACTCATTGAACAACAGGTTGGACTAGGCAACCTCCAAAAGCAGCTTCCAACCtatataattctgtgattctgtgatttcccaTTGAACAGATTGGCTGGGCATCCACGAAGGAAAGGAACACAAGAAGACTCAAGTTACAATGCAGCATAAACTTTAATgattaaaaagagagaaacaaagcagtGCAGAAGAGACAACGTCCAGGCTGCTACAAAGGCACCTGACACTCAGGCGCCTCTTCACAGCAACAGGACAAGCATCTTCATATGACACACATGGGGAGAAGGCAATGAGCAGCAACCCTCTGTGCTTGCTTCAGGATGAATTTGTGGCACAGGACAACAGGAGGCAACAGGGACTCATGATATGGAGAAGAAAGCAGGAGAAGAAGAAGACATCAGCTGGCTGTGATTCCAGACACCACAGGCTGGCACCTTGATTCCTTCCCTTTGCAGGAGGGAACAAGGATGCTCAACCCATCTGGGAACTCTGGCCAGCAGCAATGTCCTCAGTCCAGCACCTGGCTTTGAGCCTCCTGGTCCACACACTGGAgacatccaacctggctttagCAGGGCAGGCACCTTCTGCCACAGTAGCGGCCACCAAGACCAGAGAGGCTGAAGCCCCCAGAGTTGATGGGCACTCCTGCCTCACTCAGGAtgctgccaacagcagcagaggtggaGGATCCCACAGTGGTGttctgggggaaggagctgaggatgggtccAGGCAGGGTCACCACCACAGGAGAGGGCTGGATCACCACACGGgagtcctggcactgcctgacacagggctcgttgcagctgttggccagtGGGGTTGGCCCACAGGGACGGCACAGATCATAGCAGGACATGGCTGTGGGATGGAGGTGGACCTGGGAGAGAGGGCAGGGAAAGCACAGGCAGCATTATAGTGACAGACTACTAGGTGAGAGCAAAAGCACAGGCTTTGGAGCAGGGACAAGCTTCATAGAGAAGAATAGAATCTTAGGAGTTGCAGCACTCAACAGGGCCCtgcaaagacagagaaaaactCCCACCTGCCCACAGTTCGGCAAGGAGAATGGAGATGAGTGCCAATGGTCTAAGCAAAACAGAACTGAGCTAAAGACACAGTCGAGAAcagaagacaaagagaaaaatcagaaagaaaacaaacagaagacaaTTGCTTCTTACCTCGTTCACCAaggagaaggcaagagaagtgGATGAGGGAGAGCCCATACTGGGCTGGCTTATATACTGCTCAAGACTGCCCCAGGCCCAGAGGCAGACTTTGCACATGGAATATGTTTCCCAGCAAGCTCTTCTTACACACAGAGCAtcacaatttaaaaaattaggGGGGTTATTTCTGCCCTGCAACCttctcttttcatttccctGTTCATGACATGCCCATTCAGCCACACAGGTTCCTTCCAGCTGACACTATTAGAGGCCAAAAGGTTTCCAGGGGAAATGACACGTCAGCACAGGCAGATGATGCAGCCAATGATGAGGATTTTCTTACCTCACCAGGTGAAGCAAGACTCGTGCCCTCAGGGCCTCACTTTAAAGTGTTTCTGATGCATGGGTCCCGTCTCCTCATAACCCTGAGGCTTCAGCCTGGACATCCACACATAAGGGTCAACCTGTTTCAGCTGCCCGCTCTAGTTCTGACTCACACTTCATTAGACATTGCCTTTCTAGGCAGGGCACCTCTGCTATGGGGTTTAGACCAATCTTTGTTGGtgccatggacagtgggattgagtgcaccctcagcaagtttgccgatggcaccaagctgtgtggttcggttgatacgctggagggaaggaatgccatccagagggacctggacacacttgtgaggtgggctgatgccaacctcatgaagtttaaccatgccaagtgcaaggtcctacacctgggtgggagcaatcccaggcacagctacaggttgggcaaaaaggaaattcagagcagccctgcggagaaggacttggggctgttggtcaatgagaaaatgaacatgagccagctgcagtgtgtgcttacagcccagaaagcaaccgtatcctgggctgcatcaaaagaagcgtgaccagcaggttgaaggaggtgatcctgcccctctgctctcgtgagacctcacttggagcattgtgtgcagttctggtgtcctcaacataaaaaggacatggaactgttggaacaagtccagaggaggccacgaggatgatcaggggactggagcacctcccgtataaagacaggctgagagagttggggctgttcagcctggagaaggctgcatagagacctcatggcagccttctagtacctgaagggggcctacggggatgctggtgagggactcttcattagggactgtagtgataggacaaggggtaatgggttgaaacttaaatagcagaggtttagactggatataaggaagaaattctttactgtgagggtggtgaggtactggaatgggttgcccagggaggttgtgaacgctccatccctggcagtgttcaagaccaggttggatgaggccttgggtgatatggtttagtgtgaggtgtccctgcccatggcaggggggttggaactagatgatcttcaggtcctttctaaccctaactattctatgattctatgatcactgCTTCGGACCTCCCTAAGCACAGCTTGCTCAGCAGCTAAGTGGGTTTTCTAGAAGCTTTGCAGCAGAACTGTGCCAGTATCACTTCCCTTCACAGTACAATTACAGATAAAGAAAAACTCTgcaacactttatttttttcagcaaaagaCTGCTTTAGTGGTtgcaaaaatgcttttcctgctcCATTCTAGCCCTGCACAGAGTTTCCAGCACATATCAACAGCACTGCCCATCTCTTTTTGATGAGGAATGATGAGCCCTGTGTGTGCATATCTATCAACTACACATCAATATTCAACCTATTCCAGCTTTGCCAAAATCTATCAGAGGGCTCACACCTCCCTTTGTATTGTTGCTCTGGCTGACACCTCTCATTTCAGTCCCTTTAGCACTCCCTCCACATCCAGGGCTTCCAAGAAGGGTTTTGAGGAAGGAAGGGCAAAGATCAATTGCAGGTGGTAACATGGAACCAGAGCCTTGTAGAAGTGGGTGTTGGACTGCACAGAAATGTCTTGCAGCAGGTCAGTGCCTTGCCTCATCAACCAGAGACAGTATTCAAGCTGCACATCTTGACTGGGCATCACAGGAGTGAAGGAACACAAGGAAAACTCAAGTTACAATGCAGCAtaaattttaatgaataaaaagagagaaacaaagcagtGCATCCTGGAAGAGACAACGTCCAGGCTGCTACAAGGGCACCTGACACTCAGGCACCTCTTCACAGCAACAGGACAAGCATCTTCATCTGACGCACATGCACAGAGAGTGGTGAGCAGGGACCTTCTCCAGTTGCTTCAGGATGAACCCATGGCACAGGACAGCAGGAGGCAAAAGGGGCTCATGATGTGAGAAGAAAGCAGGAGAAGAAGAAGACATCAGCTGGCTGTGATTCCAGACACCACAGGCTGGCACCTTCCATGCCTCCCTCCTTTGCAGGAGGACACAAGGATGCTCAACCCATCTGGGAACTCTGGCCAGCAGCAATGTCCTCAGTCCAGCACCTGGCTTTGGGTTTCCTGGTCTGTGCACTCACTGGagacatccagcctggctttagCAGGGCAGGCACCTTCTGCCACAGTAGCGGCCACCAAGACCAGAGAGGCTGAAGCCCCCAGAGTTGATGGGCACTCCTGCCTCACTCAGGAtgctgccaacagcagcagaggtggaGGATCCCACAGCAGTGTTctgtgggaaggagctgaggatgggtccAGGCAGGGTCACCACCACGGGAGACGGTTCAATGATGACCCTGgagtcctggcactgcctgatGCAGGGCtcgttgcagctgttggccagtGGGGTTGGCCCACAGGGACGGCACAGATCATAGCAGGACATGGCTGTGGGATGGAGGTGAACCTGGAAGAGAGGGCAGGGAAAGCACAGGCAGCAT is a window of Melopsittacus undulatus isolate bMelUnd1 chromosome 20 unlocalized genomic scaffold, bMelUnd1.mat.Z SUPER_20_unloc_1, whole genome shotgun sequence DNA encoding:
- the LOC106023577 gene encoding feather beta keratin-like, yielding MSCYDLCRPCGPTPLANSCNEPCVRQCQDSRVVIQPSPVVVTLPGPILSSFPQNTTVGSSTSAAVGSILSEEGVPINSGGFSLSGLGGRYCGRRSLPC
- the LOC115947510 gene encoding feather beta keratin-like, which codes for MCKVCLWAWGSLEQYISQPSMGSPSSTSLAFSLVNEVHLHPTAMSCYDLCRPCGPTPLANSCNEPCVRQCQDSRVVIQPSPVVVTLPGPILSSFPQNTTVGSSTSAAVGSILSEAGVPINSGGFSLSGLGGRYCGRRCLPC
- the LOC106023572 gene encoding feather beta keratin-like; the encoded protein is MHKGCLWAWGSLDQYKKSVQLQAPSYTSLAFSSLLNKVHLHPTAMSCYDLCRPCGPTPLANSCNEPCIRQCQDSRVIIEPSPVVVTLPGPILSSFPQNTAVGSSTSAAVGSILSEAGVPINSGGFSLSGLGGRYCGRRCLPC
- the LOC117438067 gene encoding feather beta keratin-like, with protein sequence MSCYDLCRPCGPTPLANSCNEPCIRQCQDSRVVIQPSPVVVTLPGPILSSFPQNTAVGSSTSAAVGSILSEAGVPINSGGFSLSGLGGRYCGRRCLPC